GACCGGCTGCTCGTCGCGGCTGAGCGAGCGGAGGGTGCCGGGGACGATGCGGCTCCAGTTGAGGTCGCCGCCGCCGAAGATGTTCCCGCACCGGGCGATGGCCACGGGGAGGTCGTAGGTGAGGGCGTAGGACCGGCTCACCAGGTCGGCGCAGCTCTTCGAGGCCTCGTAGGGCGCGATCCCGTCGAGGGGCATGCCTTCGCGGTAGGGGAGGTCGGGGCTGGTCCCGTACGCCTTGTCGCTCGACGCCACGACGACCCGTTCGACGAGGTCGCGGTGGAGACGGCAGGACTCCAGCAGGTTCCAGGTCCCGGCGACGTTGGTGGCGAAGGTGGCGGCGGGCGAGCGGCGGGCGGCACCGACGATCGTCTGGGCGCCGAGGTGGACGACGGTGTCGGCTTCGAAGCCGACCACGGCCCGGTCCACGGCGTCGGCGTCGGCCAGGTCGCCGTTCATCACGCGGAGCCGGTCCACCGTCCCGCTCCGGTAGAGCTCGGACTGCGGGTCGGCGTCGAGGACGAGGGCGCCCACGTCGGCACCCTCGTCGAGGAGACGGCGGCACAGCCACGAACCGACCATCCCGGTGGCCCCCGTGACGAGGACCCGTCGCCCGGACCACCCGCCCGTCACGCCCACACCTTCCACGGTGCCGCCCCGGACGACCAGAGGTCGTTGAGCATCTGGAACTCCCGGTAGGTGTCCATCGGCTGCCAGAACCCGTCGTGGCGGTAGGCGTGGAGCTCTCCGGCGGCCGCCAGCGCGGCGAGCGGTTCCTGTTCGAGCACCGAGTCCTCGCCGATGTACGCGAACGCGCCCGGCTCGAACACGAAGAAGCCGGCGTTGACGTACCCGTCGCTCTGCGGCTTCTCGCGGAACCGCTCGACCCGCCCGTCGGCGTGGATGTCCATCACACCGAACCGGCTCGTGGGCCGCACGGTGGTGACGGTGGCCAGGCCGCCGTGGGCCCGGTGGAAGGCGAGGAGGGCGCCGAGGTCGACGTCGGCGAGGCCGTCGCCGTAGGTCACCAGGCAGCGTTCGTCCCCGAGGTGGCGCTCGACGCGCTTCACGCGGCCGCCGGTCTGGGTGGCCTGGCCCGTGTCGACGACGGTCACGGTCCAGTCGCTCTCGTCGTGCTCCCCGTGGTAGGTGATCTCGGCCTTCGAGCCGAGGTGGACGGTGAAGTCCTGGTTCTGCGCCTCGTAGTTGAGGAAGTAGTCCTTGATCACCTCGCCGCGGTAGCCGGTGCAGACCACGAACTCTTCGATCCCGCCGTGGCCCATGATCTTCATGAGGTGCCAGAGGATCGGCTTGCCGCCGATCTCGACCATCGGCTTGGGGCGGAACTCGGTCTCCTCCCGGAGCCGGGTGCCGAGACCGCCCGCGAGGATGACCGCCTTCACGAGCCGCCGATCCGGCCGAGGTCGCCGACGGCGGGGCGGACGGGGCCGGCGGTCGGGTTCGCGGTCATGACGGCTGGGAGTCTAGGGCTGGACCCTCCCCACCGGAGTCGACGCACGGGGGCGCCGCCCCGTGGTCTCAGAAGGTGACGATGCTCCCGGACCGGGAGCCGAGGTCGTCGTGCCCCAGCCAGGTGTCGTGGGGGTCGCCGGGAACCGAGGCCGGCGCGATCTGTTCCTCGGTCACCGGCTCCGGCCAGTCGGCGGGGTACGGCGGCGGCGGCAGGGCCGCCTGGCGGGCGGCCTCCCTGGCTTCCTTCTCCCGACGTCGCACCTCTCGTCGCGACACCCTGGTGGGTCGGGCTCCCTTCACCCGGACGCCCGACGCCGCGAGGGCGCAGTTCAGGCAGAACGGAGGCTGCGCCGCGCCGAAGGCGTAGAGCAGGCACTCCCCGCAGAACGGCTCGTCGCACTTCCGGCACCGGTCGATCGCCGACTCGAACTGGTGCCGGACACAGTTGGTGGCGAACGACGATGATTGGTTCGGGATCGTGGGCGAGGTCATCGGTGCAGCGTGTCCCCTGCGGTCGTGGTCCGGACCATCTCTCAACGGCCGATCCGGCTCCGTGCTTTACCCTTTGGTGACGAAGAGGGCCCAGGATGAGCCGCGCGACCTAGTGCGTGGCGACCCACGCCCCCAGCCGGATCGTTTCGAGTCGGAGACCGATGCCCTCACCCGTTCCCAACGTGCTCGCCGCCCGCTACGCCAGCGCGGAGATGGCCGGTCTGTGGTCGCCGGAGCACAAGGTCGTGCTCGAGCGGGAGCTCTGGCTGGCGGTGCTCGAGGCGCAGGCCGATCTCGGCCTCGCCGTCCCGGACGGCGTCGTCGAGGACTACCGGTCGGTGCTCCACGAGGTCGACCTCGACGCCATCGACGCCCGCGAGCGGGTCACCCGCCACGACGTGAAGGCCCGGATCGACGAGTTCTGCGCGCTCGCCGGCCACCAGCACATCCACAAGGGGATGACCTCGCGTGACCTGACCGAGAACGTCGAGCAGCTGCAGGTGCGGCGGGCGCTGCTCGTCGTCAGGGTGCGGATGGTCGCCGCGCTCGCCCGGTTGGCCGAGCGCGCCGCGGAGCAGTCCCTCGTGGTGATCACCGGTCGGACGCACAACGTCCCCGCCCAGGCGACCACCCTCGGCAAGCGCTTCGCCAGCACCGCCGAGGAGCTGTTGTGCGCCCTCGACCGTCTCGACGATCTCCTGGCGCGGTACCCGCTGCGGGGGATCAAGGGCCCGGTGGGCACCCAACAGGACATGCTCGACCTCTTCGACGGCGACCGCGAGCGCCTCGCCGCGCTCGAGGGCCGGGTGGCGTCCCACCTCGGGTTCGCCCGGCTCCTCACGAGCGTGGGGCAGGTCTACCCCCGGTCGCTCGACCTCGACGTGGTGGCGGCGCTGGTCCAGGCGGCGTCGGGACCCGCCAGCCTGGCCCTCACCGTCCGGCTCATGGCCGGTCAGGAGCTCGCCACCGAGGGCTTCCGGCCGGGCCAGGTCGGCTCCTCGGCGATGCCCCACAAGATGAACAGCCGGAGCTGTGAGCGCATCGGCGGCCTGCTCGTCGTGCTGCGCGGTCACCTGGCCATGGTCGCCTCCCTGGCCGGCGACCAGTGGAACGAGGGGGACGTGAGCTGCTCGGTGGTGCGGCGCGTGGCGCTGCCCGACGCGTTCCTCGCCGTCGACGGGCTGTTCGAGACGTTCCTGACCGTGCTCGACGACTTCGGCGCCTATCCGGCGGTCATCGAGCGCGAGCTCGACCGTTACCTGCCGTTCCTGGCCACGACGAAGGTCCTGATCGCGGCCGTCCGCCACGGCGTGGGCCGGGAGGAGGCCCACGAGGTCGTCAAGGAGCACGCCGTCGCCGCCGCGCTGCGGCTCCGGGAGGAGGCCCCCGAGGAGAACGATCTGCTCGCCCGGCTGGCCGGCGACCCCCGTCTCGGCCTCGACCCGAGCGAGTTGGCCGGCGTGCTGGCCGATCCGCTCGACTTCGTCGGCGCCGCGCCCGATCAGGTCCGGGCCGTGGTGGGGCGCATCGAGCGGATCGTGGCCGACGACCCGGTCGCCGCCGCCTACCGTCCCGGCGACATCCTCTAGTGCAGGCGGCTGCCCCGTGAGCGACTCCGAGCTGCGTCCCGTCTACTCGGGCAAGGTGCGCGACATCTACGCCGTCGGCGACGACCGGCTCCTCCTCGTCACCTCCGATCGCCTGTCGGCCTTCGACGTCGTGATGGACGAGCCGATCACCGACAAGGGCCGGGTGCTCACCGCGATGTCGGCCTTCTGGTTCGACCACCTCGGGGACGTGGCGGGCAACCACCTCCTGTCCACCGATCTCGACGACCTCCCCCCGGCGGCCCGGCGGCCCGAGTGGGCCGGTCGGGTGATGCTGTGCCGGCGCGCCGAGATGCTCCCGGTGGAGTGCATCGTCCGGGGGTACCTCACCGGTTCGGCGTGGAAGGAGTACGCCACCGCCGGCACGATGCACGGCGAGGCGCTGCCCGCCGGGCTGCGGGAGGCCAGCCGGCTCGACGCACCCACCTTCACGCCGTCGACGAAGGCCGACGAGGGCCACGACGTGAACATCTCCTTCGAGGCGGCCTGCGAGATCGTCGGGACCGAGCGCATGGAGGAGGCCCGTCGCATCTCCCTGGAGCTCTACTCCGAGGGGGCCGCGTGGGCCGCGGCGCGGGGGATCCTCATCGCCGACACGAAGTTCGAGCTCGGCGTGGTCGGCGGCGAGCTCGTGGTGGCCGACGAGGTCCTCACCCCCGACTCGTCGCGGTTCTGGCCCGCCGACGCATGGAGCCCCGGCACCACCCCCCCGTCGTTCGACAAGCAGCCGGTGCGTGACTTCCTCGACGGCCTCGACTGGGACAAGCGTCCGCCGCCGCCGCCGCTGCCCCCGGAGGTCGTGGCCGCCACGTCGCAGCGCTACGTCGCCGCCTACGAGATGATCACCGGGCAGCGCCTGTCGGACTGGCCGGGCTGAGCGGGTACGGTGCCGCTCATGGTCTTCTCGGTGCACGTCGAGGTCCGGTTGCGACCCGGGATCGCCGATCCGCAGGGCTCCACCGTCGAACGGGCCCTGCCCCACCTGGGCTTCGACGGTGTGAGCGGCGTGAGGGTCGGCAAGAGCATCCGCTTCGCGATCGAGGCCGCCGACGAGGACGCGGCTCGGGCCGAGGTCGACGACATCTGCGCCCGCTTCCTCACCAACCCGGTGATCGAGGACGCCGTCGTCGACGTTCGGCCCGAGGCCACCGCCGGAGCGTCGGCGTGAGTCGACGGGTCGGGGTGGTGCTGTTCCCCGGCTCGAACTGCGAGCAGGACATGGTGGAGGCCGTCGGGCTCGTCGGGGGCACCGCCGAGATCCTCTGGCACGGCGACGCCACGGTGAACGGTGTCGACGTGGTGGTCGTACCGGGCGGCTTCGCCCACGGCGACTACCTGCGCCCGGGGGCCATCGCCCGGTTCTCCCCGGTCATGGCGGCGGTCACCGAGATGGCTCGCGACGGCGGCCCGGTGGTCGGCGTGTGCAATGGCTTCCAGGTGCTGACCGAGGCCGGACTCCTGCCGGGTGCGCTGCAGAAGAACCGGGGCATGAAGTTCCTGTGCGACACCGTGGAGCTCCGTGTGGAGCGGACCGGAACGGCGTTGACGACCGGTGTCGAGCCCGGCTCGGTGCTGCGCATCCCGATCAACCACTTCGAGGGGAATTACACCTGTGATCCGGAGACGCTCGCCGAGTTGCGCGCCGAGGACCGGGTCGTCCTTCGCTATGTGGACAACCCGAACGGTTCGGTCGACGACATCGCCGGCATCTGCTCTCCGCAGGGCAACGTCGTCGGCCTGATGCCCCATCCCGAGCGGGCGACGAGTGCGTTGCTGGGCAGCGACGACGGGCTGGCGCTGCTCGCCTCGTTGGTGGCCTGAGGGTCAGCTCCCCCGGCCGATGCCGGCCGCCTTCAGGGCAGAGGCCGGAACGCCGAGCTCCCGCCAGGCGGTGTAGCTGATGCCCTTTCGCTCGCCGTAGGCCCGGGCGGCGTCCACGAAGCCGGCCTCGAGCGCCGAGAGGTCGACCGTCTCACCGGCCGAGGCCAGTTCGGCTTCGAGATCGAGGCGTTGCTGGACCAATTGCAGGCGCTTGAGGGGGTCGGCTTCGGGGATCTCCCGCTCGATCCTGTCGAGTTGCTTCTGCATCGATTCCGGCGTGCGCTTCCGGCCACGCTTCGGTTTGTGGGCGTCGAGCGCTTCGAGGTACGAGCGCACTGCCCGACCCTGGTTCCGGCCCTCGGCGAGGGCCGCCTTGTGCTCGTCGGACATCTGTCTGGTGCGCTTGGTTGCTGCCATGGGATCCCACTCAATCACACCGACGTGAGGGCGGGCAATCACCCGAATGGGATCGGACGAAACGGTCGTCCATTCTCGCAAATCTCGTCGGGTCCATTCGGGACTTCCGGGGGCCCGGTGAGCGGGTCATCGGGCGGCGGGTAGCGTCACCTCCATGGACGACGGCATCCATCGCGCCCTGGGCCTCACCGACGGCGAGCACGCCGAGATCGTGCGGATCATCGGACGGGCGCCCAACCACCTCGAGCTAGCGATGTACGCCGTCATGTGGTCCGAGCACTGCTCCTACAAGTCGTCCCGGATCCACCTGAAGCGACTCCCCACCGAGGCGCCGTGGGTTCTGGTGGGCCCGGGTGAGAACGCCGGCGTCGTCGACGTGGGCGACGGCATCGCCGCGGCCATCCGCATCGAGAGCCACAACCACCCCTCGGCCATCGAGCCCTACCAGGGTGCGGCCACCGGTGTGGGCGGCATCCTCCGGGACATCTTCACCATGGGCGCCCGCCCCATCGCCCTCATGGACCCGTTGCGCTTCGGTCCGCTCGACGACGCCCGGAGCCGCTGGATCGCCGAGGGCGTCGTGAGCGGCGTCTCGGGCTACGGCAACTCCGTCGGGGTCCCCACCGTCGGGGGTGAGACCGTGTTCGACGAGACCTATCGCGGCAACCCCCTCGTCAACGTGCTCTGCCTCGGGCTGTTGCCCACCGAGCGCCTCGTGCTCGGCCAGGCCACCGGGGTCGGCAACCTGGCCGTCCTGCTCGGCTCCACCACCGGTCGCGACGGGATCGGCGGGGTCAGCGTGCTGGCCTCGGCCGGTTTCTCGGACGAGGCCTCCGACGCCGAGAAGCGCCCGAGCGTCCAGGTCGGCGACCCGTACGAGGAGAAGCGGCTCATCGAGGCCTGCCTCGAGCTCCTCGACGCCCGCCTGGTGGTGGGCATCCAGGATCTCGGCGGGGCCGGCCTGTGCTGTGCCACCAGCGAGACGGCCAGCCGCGGGGGGATGGGGATGGACGTCGACGTCACCGCCGTCCCCCGACGCGAGGAGGGCATGGAGCCCTTCGAGGTGATGACCTCCGAGAGCCAGGAGCGGATGCTGGCCATCGTGGAACCCGAGGACCTCGACCGCGTCCTCGAGATCTGCCGCCGGTGGGAGGTCCGATCCACGGTGATCGGGCGGGTCACGCCCGGGCCGGCCACCGGTGACCCCGACGGGGGTCGCCTGCGCATCCTCGACGGGTTCGACGGCGAGGTGCTCGCCGACATCCCGGCGGCGTCGCTGCACGAGGACGCCCCCCTGTACGACCGTCCCTGCGCCAACCCGGCGGCCTTCGACGAGACGACCCGCATCTCGAGCATCGACGACGGGCCGATGCCCGAGAGCGTCGACCCCGGCGCCGAGCTGCTGGAGATGCTGGGCGACACGCGCTGGGTGTGGTCGCAGTACGACCACCAGCTCTTCCTCAACACGGTCGAGGGCCCAGGCGGCGACGCCGCCGTCCTCCGGTTGAAGCACCCGCTCACCGGCGAGGACACCGGTCGGGGGCTGGCGCTCACCACCGACGGCAACCACCGGTGGTGCGCCGTCGACCCGCGCCGGGGGACGGCCCTCACCGTCGCCGAGTCGGTCCTGAACCTGGCCTGCGTCGGTGCCCGTCCGCTCGCCGTCGTCAACTGCCTCAACTTCGGCAACCCCGAGCACCCCGAGGTCATGTGGCAGCTCTCCGAGGCGATCGACGGGATGGGCGAGGCCTGTCGGGCGTTCGACATCCCGGTGATCGGCGGGAACGTGAGCCTCTACAACGAGTCGCTCGGGTCCGACATCGACCCGACGCCGGTGGTCGGGCTGCTCGGGGTCGTCGACCGGCTCGATCGCCGTCCCCCGGGGGTCGGCCTCGTCGACGGAGGACGCCTCGTCCTGATCGGCGTCACCCAGCCCGAGCTGTCGGGTTCGCGCTGGGCCCGGGCCCGCGGCCGGCGAGGCGGCCGCCTCCCCGCCCTCGACGCCGAGCACCACCTCGCCGTGGCCGGGGTCGTCCGGACCCTCGTCGCCGGTGGGGTGCTGGCCGGGGCGCACGACGTGTCCGGTGGTGGTCTGGGACTTGCACTGGCCGAGATGGCCGTGCGCTCGAACCTCGGGGTGAACGTCGCCCGGGTGCCCGATGCGGCGTCGCTGTTCAGCGAGAGCCCGTCGCGGGTCGTGGTGTGCGTCCGTCCCGACGACGTCACGACCGTGCTCAACACCTGCGACCAGGCCGGCGTCCCGACGGCCCGGATCGGCATGGCCGGTGGCGACCGGATCATCGTGAAGGGCCTGCTCGACGTCGCCCTCGCCGACGCCCGGGCCTGCTGGGACGACCGTCTCCCCCAGGCTCTCGGGGCCGGCAACGTGCAGGCGTGACCCGTCCCCGGGAGATCGCTGGGTGCCCCGGTCGGGCCGCTACCCTGAGATCGTGAGCCCCGAGGGATCGAGCGGTCGACCATCCCCTCCGCCCGAGGAGCGGGTCGACGACGACACCCCGAAGGAGGCGTGCGGCGTCTTCGGCGTGTACGCCCCGGGCCAACCGGTCTCCCACCTCACCTACCTCGGCCTCTACGCCCTCCAGCACCGAGGCCAGGAGGCGGCGGGGATGGCGGTGAGCGACGGCGACACCATCACCGTCGTGAAGGACATGGGGCTGGTGTCGAACACCTTCGACGACCGCACCCTGGCCGCCCTGACCGGCCACCTCGCCATCGGCCACACCCGGTACTCCACCACCGGATCGAGCACCTGGCGCAACGCCCAGCCCGTGTACCGCGACATCGGCGACCACACCGTCGCGCTCGGGCACAACGGGAACCTGGTGAACACCGAGGAGCTGGCCGCCGACGCGGGCATGTTGCCCGGCACGGTCGCCAGTGACAGCGACCTGATGGCCGAGCTCCTGGCCGACGAGTTGGGCAAGCACCCCGAGTCGAGCTCCGACGGTCGGGCCCTCGAGCGGGCCCTGCTCGCCCTCGCCCCCCGTCTCAAGGGGGCGTTCTCGGTGGTGGCCATGGACGAGGGCCACGTCATCGGGCTGCGCGACCCCAGCGGGTTCCGGCCGTTGTGCCTCGGCAAGCTCGACCAGGGCTGGGTGCTCGCGTCGGAGAGCCCCGCCCTCGACGTGGTGGGCGCCCACCTCGTCCGTGAGCTCGAGCCGGGCGAGATGATCGTGATCGACGCCACCGGGTACCGCTCGGTGCGCGCCTTCCCCCCCGAGGCCGTCGACCCCCGTCTCTGCCTGTTCGAGTTCGTCTACTTCGCCCGGCCCGACTCCCGTCTCTACGGCCGCAGCGTCCACCAGGCCCGGGTGCACATGGGCGAGCAGCTCGCCGAGCAGGCGCCGATCGAGGCCGACCTCGTCATGGGCGTGCCGGAGTCCGGCATCCCCGCGGCCGAGGGGTTCGCCCGTCGCTCCGGCATCCCCTACGGGCAGGGTCTGGTCAAGAACCGCTACATCGGCCGCACCTTCATCGCCCCCAACCAGGCCATGCGGGCGCTGGGCGTGCGGATGAAGCTCAACCCACTTCGCGACAACATCGCCGGCAAGCGCCTCGTCGTGGTCGACGACTCGATCGTGCGGGGCACCACCACCCGGGCGATGGTCTCGATGCTGCGGGAGGCGGGGGCCGCCGAGGTGCACATGCGGATCTCGTCGCCGCCGTACAAGTGGCCCTGCTTCTACGGCATGGACACCGGGGCGCGGTCCGAGCTCCTGGCCGCCCACATGAGCGTCGACGAGATCCGCGAGTACCTCAACGTCGACTCGATCTCCTACCTCACCCTCGACCGGCTCGTGGCGGCCACCGGGGCCGTGGGGGCGGGTTTCTGCGACGCCTGCCTCACCGGCCACTACCCCGTCGAGGTGCCGGTGAACCTCACCAAGGGCGTGCTCGAGCTCCAGCCCGACGCACCCTCCGGGGTCCCCGAGTCGGCGTTCGAGGGCCTGCTGGCCGGGGAGGCCGCCCTGCCCACCAGCCAGGTCCGCGGCGAGGCATCACCGTCGCCGGTGAGCGATCCGGCCACGACGTCCGCCGACGGCGAGCACGGTGGCTGACCCCGCCGGCTCGACCGGGGAGACCTACGCCGCCGCCGGGGTGAGCATCGACGCGGGGGAGGAGGCGGTCGAGCGCATCAAGGAGAAGGTCCGCTCGACGTTCCGGCCCGAGGTCATCGGTGACATCGGCGGCTTCGGGGGGCTCTTCGCCCTCGACCTCGACCGCTACCGGCGCCCGGTGCTCGTCTCGTCCACCGACGGGGTCGGGACCAAGGCCCTCGTGGCCCAGGCCACCGGTCGGTTCACCACGATCGGCATCGACCTCGTGGCGATGTGCGTCGACGACCTCGTGTGCCAGGGTGCGGAGCCGCTCTTCTTCCTCGACTACATCGCCGTGGGCCGCCTCGACCCCGGGCACATCGAGCAGCTCGTGGAAGGGGTCGCCGAGGGCTGCCGCCAGGCCGGGTGC
The Acidimicrobiales bacterium genome window above contains:
- a CDS encoding GDP-mannose 4,6-dehydratase, coding for MTGGWSGRRVLVTGATGMVGSWLCRRLLDEGADVGALVLDADPQSELYRSGTVDRLRVMNGDLADADAVDRAVVGFEADTVVHLGAQTIVGAARRSPAATFATNVAGTWNLLESCRLHRDLVERVVVASSDKAYGTSPDLPYREGMPLDGIAPYEASKSCADLVSRSYALTYDLPVAIARCGNIFGGGDLNWSRIVPGTLRSLSRDEQPVLRSDGTFVRDYLHVDDVVDAYLTLAEAVTDPALRGEAFNFSDEAPRTVLEIYEATCAAFGAHVEPLVLDEAVGEIRDQYLDATKAREVLGWAPRTGLEDGLARTVGWYRDHFAAVG
- the rfbF gene encoding glucose-1-phosphate cytidylyltransferase, yielding MKAVILAGGLGTRLREETEFRPKPMVEIGGKPILWHLMKIMGHGGIEEFVVCTGYRGEVIKDYFLNYEAQNQDFTVHLGSKAEITYHGEHDESDWTVTVVDTGQATQTGGRVKRVERHLGDERCLVTYGDGLADVDLGALLAFHRAHGGLATVTTVRPTSRFGVMDIHADGRVERFREKPQSDGYVNAGFFVFEPGAFAYIGEDSVLEQEPLAALAAAGELHAYRHDGFWQPMDTYREFQMLNDLWSSGAAPWKVWA
- the purB gene encoding adenylosuccinate lyase, which produces MPSPVPNVLAARYASAEMAGLWSPEHKVVLERELWLAVLEAQADLGLAVPDGVVEDYRSVLHEVDLDAIDARERVTRHDVKARIDEFCALAGHQHIHKGMTSRDLTENVEQLQVRRALLVVRVRMVAALARLAERAAEQSLVVITGRTHNVPAQATTLGKRFASTAEELLCALDRLDDLLARYPLRGIKGPVGTQQDMLDLFDGDRERLAALEGRVASHLGFARLLTSVGQVYPRSLDLDVVAALVQAASGPASLALTVRLMAGQELATEGFRPGQVGSSAMPHKMNSRSCERIGGLLVVLRGHLAMVASLAGDQWNEGDVSCSVVRRVALPDAFLAVDGLFETFLTVLDDFGAYPAVIERELDRYLPFLATTKVLIAAVRHGVGREEAHEVVKEHAVAAALRLREEAPEENDLLARLAGDPRLGLDPSELAGVLADPLDFVGAAPDQVRAVVGRIERIVADDPVAAAYRPGDIL
- a CDS encoding phosphoribosylaminoimidazolesuccinocarboxamide synthase gives rise to the protein MSDSELRPVYSGKVRDIYAVGDDRLLLVTSDRLSAFDVVMDEPITDKGRVLTAMSAFWFDHLGDVAGNHLLSTDLDDLPPAARRPEWAGRVMLCRRAEMLPVECIVRGYLTGSAWKEYATAGTMHGEALPAGLREASRLDAPTFTPSTKADEGHDVNISFEAACEIVGTERMEEARRISLELYSEGAAWAAARGILIADTKFELGVVGGELVVADEVLTPDSSRFWPADAWSPGTTPPSFDKQPVRDFLDGLDWDKRPPPPPLPPEVVAATSQRYVAAYEMITGQRLSDWPG
- the purS gene encoding phosphoribosylformylglycinamidine synthase subunit PurS, with product MVFSVHVEVRLRPGIADPQGSTVERALPHLGFDGVSGVRVGKSIRFAIEAADEDAARAEVDDICARFLTNPVIEDAVVDVRPEATAGASA
- the purQ gene encoding phosphoribosylformylglycinamidine synthase subunit PurQ, which gives rise to MSRRVGVVLFPGSNCEQDMVEAVGLVGGTAEILWHGDATVNGVDVVVVPGGFAHGDYLRPGAIARFSPVMAAVTEMARDGGPVVGVCNGFQVLTEAGLLPGALQKNRGMKFLCDTVELRVERTGTALTTGVEPGSVLRIPINHFEGNYTCDPETLAELRAEDRVVLRYVDNPNGSVDDIAGICSPQGNVVGLMPHPERATSALLGSDDGLALLASLVA
- the purL gene encoding phosphoribosylformylglycinamidine synthase subunit PurL, which codes for MDDGIHRALGLTDGEHAEIVRIIGRAPNHLELAMYAVMWSEHCSYKSSRIHLKRLPTEAPWVLVGPGENAGVVDVGDGIAAAIRIESHNHPSAIEPYQGAATGVGGILRDIFTMGARPIALMDPLRFGPLDDARSRWIAEGVVSGVSGYGNSVGVPTVGGETVFDETYRGNPLVNVLCLGLLPTERLVLGQATGVGNLAVLLGSTTGRDGIGGVSVLASAGFSDEASDAEKRPSVQVGDPYEEKRLIEACLELLDARLVVGIQDLGGAGLCCATSETASRGGMGMDVDVTAVPRREEGMEPFEVMTSESQERMLAIVEPEDLDRVLEICRRWEVRSTVIGRVTPGPATGDPDGGRLRILDGFDGEVLADIPAASLHEDAPLYDRPCANPAAFDETTRISSIDDGPMPESVDPGAELLEMLGDTRWVWSQYDHQLFLNTVEGPGGDAAVLRLKHPLTGEDTGRGLALTTDGNHRWCAVDPRRGTALTVAESVLNLACVGARPLAVVNCLNFGNPEHPEVMWQLSEAIDGMGEACRAFDIPVIGGNVSLYNESLGSDIDPTPVVGLLGVVDRLDRRPPGVGLVDGGRLVLIGVTQPELSGSRWARARGRRGGRLPALDAEHHLAVAGVVRTLVAGGVLAGAHDVSGGGLGLALAEMAVRSNLGVNVARVPDAASLFSESPSRVVVCVRPDDVTTVLNTCDQAGVPTARIGMAGGDRIIVKGLLDVALADARACWDDRLPQALGAGNVQA
- the purF gene encoding amidophosphoribosyltransferase, coding for MSPEGSSGRPSPPPEERVDDDTPKEACGVFGVYAPGQPVSHLTYLGLYALQHRGQEAAGMAVSDGDTITVVKDMGLVSNTFDDRTLAALTGHLAIGHTRYSTTGSSTWRNAQPVYRDIGDHTVALGHNGNLVNTEELAADAGMLPGTVASDSDLMAELLADELGKHPESSSDGRALERALLALAPRLKGAFSVVAMDEGHVIGLRDPSGFRPLCLGKLDQGWVLASESPALDVVGAHLVRELEPGEMIVIDATGYRSVRAFPPEAVDPRLCLFEFVYFARPDSRLYGRSVHQARVHMGEQLAEQAPIEADLVMGVPESGIPAAEGFARRSGIPYGQGLVKNRYIGRTFIAPNQAMRALGVRMKLNPLRDNIAGKRLVVVDDSIVRGTTTRAMVSMLREAGAAEVHMRISSPPYKWPCFYGMDTGARSELLAAHMSVDEIREYLNVDSISYLTLDRLVAATGAVGAGFCDACLTGHYPVEVPVNLTKGVLELQPDAPSGVPESAFEGLLAGEAALPTSQVRGEASPSPVSDPATTSADGEHGG